The Triticum aestivum cultivar Chinese Spring chromosome 4B, IWGSC CS RefSeq v2.1, whole genome shotgun sequence sequence TAGTTCAATTTATTCATATGCTCTCCCTTTTCTTCCCCGGAAACTCTTGCGATTCATGGATGTCTGTGGACATTCTGTTTGTGTTAGAATACTCTGGCACCCTTATAGTCTCTTTGCAAGATTTGTGATGGAAAACTGGCTACTCACTACAGTAAGATTGCTAACCTATTTCCCCACTAAAATCAAGGTGGAAGGTTGGGCTACTCGCTACCTTAAGATGCACTAACCTATTATTATTATGTCCCAGTGCAACATATTGCGTAATGGAAAAGTACTTCGAGCTTTCATTACCTGTATTATGCTGTCTTAAGATGCGCTAACCTATTAGTTCACAGAATAGGGAAACATATCTTCTGTTTAAGTTACTTTGTTTTATGAATTATGATTCATTACCTGTATCATGCTGTCCCCATCCATTTGGTATCATCCTAATGTATTTTGTGAATCATTACAGGTAAAGCTTATCAAGTGTCTTGTGGACAACATTGTTGTTGATATCTCATTTAACCAAGTTGGTGGATTGTGTACACTTTGTTTCCTTGAACAGGTGTGTTCTCTTGTTCAAATCAACTGAATGTGTATACTATGTGCAAATGACCTGCTGGAATCATTTTTTTTCTGTATATCACTAGCTCACACTATCAAATGTACTGTTGTACAATGCTGACTATATGGCTTTGCTTATTGCATATAGGTTCCAGGATTAAAATTAGACTTCCCTGCCTATACGCTTCTAATGGATTTTCATTTTATTAGGTTGATAACTTGATCAATCAAAACCATTTATTCAAGCGGAGTATCATATTGGTAAAGGCATGGTGTTTCTACGAGAGTCGTATTCTTGGAGCTCACCATGGTCTTATATCTACTTATGCATTGGAGACCCTTGTTCTGTACATATTTCATGTGTTCAACAACTGTTTTACTGGACCACTTGAGGTGATTTGTCTCTTGTATCTTACTATCCTTGCATGAGAACAGTGCTTATCTGTTACTTTTGCATTGCAGGTGTTATACCGTTTCTTGGAATTCTTTAGCAACTTTGATTGGGAGAAATTTTGTTTGAGTTTGTGGGGGCCAGTTCCTATAAGTTCACTTCCAGATATGACTGGTAATCTGATATATGTTGCTTATTTTACTGCTGTTTCATAGTTAATTGTAACATGGCAGTTTTAACATTTGTTGTTATTTCATGCAGCGGAACCCCCGCGGATGGACACTGGTGAATTGTTGCTGACCAAGGCCTTCCTGGATAGATGCAATCATCTGTATGGAGTTATGCCTCGCACCCAGGAGAACCAGGGTCAACCATTTGTTTCAAAGCACTTCAATGTTATTGATCCCTTACGAGCAAATAACAACCTTGGAAGAAGTGTCAGTAAAGGTGACTATCAAACCACCTAAAAGATTCTAATTGAAGCAGATGAATTGAGCAGAGTTCATGCTTGGTGGTTTTTTCTATTGCTACTATAGTGCTATCAATATGCTCAGATTCTATTCACTAATACTTTCTAAGAGTTATTTGATAAAAAGTAGGCATAATTGTTACTCCCTCAGTTCCTTTCTATTCCGGATATTCGATTTGtcaaaagtcaaactttgtaaagtttgtccaaatttatattaaaaaatatcaacgtCTACTATACCAAATAAATATAATATGATAATATATTTCATGATCTAGTGATATACATTTTATATTGTGAATGTTAATAATTTTTTGTgttaacttggtcaaactttggagagtttgacttcagacaaacctaatatgctgagtaaaaagaaacggatggGGTATCTACAAATAACATGCTCTAACTTTTGAACTGGTGGAAGCTCACCATTCTACTGATGTATCTAGGCAAGTAATAAGGAATTACCCGTCTGTGCACGTGCTCTAAATGGTTCTTGCTCTAGGTACAGGAGTTAGGTTTCCCATTTTGGCCAAgccaatactccctccgtttctaaatataagtctttttagatatttcaatacggattacatacagatgtatgtagacatattttagagtgtagattcactcattttgcttcgtacgtagttcatattgaaatctctaaaaggacctatatttaggaacggagggagtacatggttgATCAAGAGATAATATCTGTAGCAATTTAAAACCATAATATACATTGTTTGTTTGTACACACTTACATATATTGTCTTTGTAGTCATTTTGCTGCTGTGATTGATCATCCTCTTGAATACAGCAAGTTTTATATTGTATTTTGGCTGTGCTGATAGATAAGTTCCTGTTACTTTTTCAGGCAATTACTTTAGAATACGCAGTGCCTTCTCTTTTGGGGCAAAAAGGCTGGCAAAGTTACTTGAATGCCCAAATGAAGATCTAATTGCTGAAGTAAATCAGTTCTTTACAAATACATTGACAAGACATGGGAGTGGGAATCGTCCCGACGCGCCTACACCAAATCTGTTTCCTAAACACGCTCTGAAGGTTGTCCCTGCTGAAGCATCAAACAGCCACGAAAATGCAACAATGCCCAAGAAGAAGATGGAAAAACCTAAACTTCGAGCTAATCAGGGTAGTCTCACTGAAGGTTCTCACAGCTATGCTGAACCTATTTCTCAACAACCTCAGAGAAGTGATCTACGCTCTCGGAATTCGCCAAAGGCAATTCATCCTGCTGTTTCTCATGCACAACACCAAAAAATTAATGTGACACAACCGAACACCAAGGTCTCTGAACCGCTTGAAAGGAACAGGTCTGGTGGATCGATGCCAAGTGAAAGGGATGGGAGAATGCCAAATGCTCTCTTTGTTAATGGCCGAAATGGGCAGAACATGTCTCCGTTTGCAAGAACCCAGTCTAGTCCTGAACTGACAGACCCTTCTATTGAAGGATATTCTCGTGGAAGGCGGACTAGAGTGGTAGAAATGGAGAAGCCCGTGAACAATGATTACAATAGTAGAAGGAATAACTTAGTTCCAGAAGTGCCTAGCAACCACAGCACTAAATCTTCACAGGATGAGTCAATGTCTTCCATGAACAGTTCATCTCACCCTAGTGCAAAAGCAGCTTCTGAATCAAATAGTGTTTCCAGCAGCTATCATGAAGACAATGGTTTCGCGATTAACGAAGAACTTCCTTCTGTATCTGAGGCATCGGAGATGCAGCATGAGGAACATGCTCTAGTTAATCTAATGGCATCAGCAAAGTTGCATGGTTTCAATGGACAGGCTCAATTGCCAATGCAATTACCTTCTCATATGTCTGTAGCATCTTTGCCCTTACTGCCTCCAACAGCTTTTCCTCAAAAACCTTTTGCTGGAATTCCACCAGCTAGCTTAATTGGGAGCCAGTGGTTGCACAACATGCAGTTTCTCCAAGGATTTGTTCCACCACCTATGGCCCATTATACTTACAACCCTTCGTTTGCACCAAACACAGAGGATGGTAATGAGAGTGAAAAAAGTACTACATCAGATTCGAATCTTGATCCTGGCAACACTCAGTATGAGTATGGTTTTCGGTTGTCTAGAAATTTCAACCATGAAGGAAGGGATTCACATGTGCATCATTTTGATGACAACAACCGTTCCTCTTCACCTAATGGTGTATCTGGCTCCCCCTTGGACAGGCAGATGCAATATACTGTTGAGGATAGCAGACTAGTAGAGGAAAACTATACTAACATGTTTCAAAATCAAACAAGTAGAGAAGTCAGGAGAAATGCTCCTATGAGTAGTGGAAATTTGAGAACTACTTCACAACCCAGTTCTTCCAAAAGCAAACCTCTGTCAGAGAGTTCGTGGGATGAAAGAGCTGCAAAAACATCACGAGCTTCGAGGGACAAATGGGAAAAAAAGCCTGCCTTTCCAGCCCTTGCCACAACCACACTCAGCATAAGTAAGACTGGTTGGCAGACAGGAAATAGCAGTGACCATATGCTGACAGAAGCTGATGAAGGCGCTAGGAATGGTGTTGTAGTGCCAGTTATTAGACATGAAGCTTCTGACATAGTAACAGGGTCTGTCTCGTCAGACCCATCAAGAACTAGTCAAGTACGGAATGATTTTAACGCATCATGGATGCCTAATCCCATGTTTGCACCTTTTCTTATTGGTTCCTCTCAGCAGAGGCAAGCTGATAACTCTGGACTGACTTTTGTCCCAACAGGTCCACCAGTTCCTTTTGTTGTGCTCCCATTTGTTCCTGGCAATAGTGATGGATCTGTTCCACAGTTCGAGGGAAATGACGGAATTGATCAGTTTCCTGTCAATGTTGCTGTTCAAAATTTTAGTTCACTCAATGATGTTCACCAACCTGATAACAGTGCTACCTCAGCGACAACATCCAGTACTGTAGCTAATCCATCTTATGATCACAAGCCTGACATTTTGAACAGTGATATTGCCAGCCATTGGCAGAATTTACAATATGGACGATTCTGCCAAGATGCACGCCCCATGGGTCCTGTATTATACCCTTTTGCAGTGCCTCCAGGGTACATGCAGGGGCATGTTCCATGGGATGGGCCTGGAAGACCACCTTCACCGAATGTCAACTGGACACAGATGGTGGGTCCTGGCCAAAGAGCCTTCCCTATGATGCCTCTACAGCCTGCTTCAGAAAGAGTTACTGCTGTTCCTCCGCACTATGGAGAGCATGCACCCAGATACCGTGGTGGAACAGGAACCTACTTGCCAAATCCTGTAAGCTCCTAATAATTCGTTCATTAGTCTTACCTTATTGCAGACATAACATGCTTATTCTTAGTATCTCAAAAAATAATATAGAAGAAGAGCTTTTGTTAATTTACTGGCTTCAGCAGTATAGTTTGATAAGCATCATCTTTCTGAAATGTAATATCATTTGTCCCAGCTTGTGAAACATATGGTTTTAAGTTTGTAGCCAGCTGCATTCCATATTACTCAAACGATCTAGTGGAAAGGGGCATGCTGTTATTGTCAAACAGAAACAGATGTATTTAGGTATTCTTTGAAATTGTGGTACGACCCAGATTTATACAGAATAGACATTGAAATCGAAAGCTCCACATTGCCATAGATGCTGAGAAACAGATGGTCTTGGTCCATCCATTTATGACCCTGCTGTGAGATTGTAACATTTACTTATTTTATGGATGAATGTGTTTCATAGGTGTACAGTTACAAAACGGCAAATGTGTTTACCTGTAATATTCAAGAGAAGATATTCTTCCGCTTGTCATGAGTACAGTTTGTACCCCAGAAACAGACAGAGATTACCGTTACCAAGTGGCTTGTTCCAGGATACTTAGTAGTAACCGGTAAAGCCTAGTCTAGAAGTATTAGTAGTAAAATAAGTAGTAACTGGAACCATCTTCTTGAAAGTTTCCTTGGCAATCCATCAACTCAAATGTTGACATCGATCTGGTTCTGTCGTACTAAGCAATCTATCTTTGTACTTAATGTAGTTATAATACCCcgtaaatattactccctccgttccaaaatagatgacccaaatttatactaaagttagtacaaatttgggtcatctattttggaacggagggagtagatcgctACAATGGTGTGAATTTTAGTCATCACTCATCGCTAAGTGAAAGTAGGATTTTTCCTCGAAAAGTGGAAGTAGGAACAATTTCAGTATCCCGAAGTGTAGTGCACATGGTGTTTGCATTATGGTTGATGGAGTCTCAGCTAACTGGAGTGTGACTGTTCATCTGTTGCTGCATGGGAAACTCAAGAGCTTATATCATGGATATAAGATATTCTGGGTGATGTGTAGCTCTGTGCCCCGCCACCACTTGTGCGGTTGTGCCTCAAGGGCAATATAGTTTATCAGGCaattctttatgaacgtgatagtTGCTTTACGAACATGATAGTATTTTAACTGGGAATACTAAGCTGTCAATTCTGTTCTTTGCATTTTCTCAGAAGGTTCCATTTAGGGACCGAGAGCGTCCCTCGAGTTCAAGATACGTCAGAGGAGGTTATAATAGTGACAAGGGTGACAATGGTGATAAAGAAGGAAGTTGGGCAAACTCAAGACAACGAAATACAGGCCGCAATTATGGACGTAGTCAGTCAGAGAGGTATGGCATGAGGTCTGATAGGCAGACAACAGATGAAGGTCAATTTGACAGGCAGCGGAGATCCTATAGAAATGACTCACACAGGCATGAGGCAGGTGCTCAATACCTTGGACAGGGTCAATCTCATGGATCCACAAACTCTACTCGCAGACCAGGGAATGTCACACATGGGGTTTACTCATCACCATATGCTGTGCCAAATGGTGTTGGTGCTTCAGATTCACCATATTTTATGGTTTACCCATACGAACCAGCTGCAAATCATGGTTCTTCCTCTGAACCGCTTGAATTTGGTTCACTGGGGCCAATCTCTATGGCAGATGATGGTGATCTACCACAGCCCACTCGCCAAGTAATGGCCAATGGCTTTTATGGGCAAAGACATACTGCATTTAGGGTTAGTTCCTCTCATTCATCTCCTGATCAACCATCCTCACCTCAACCTCGCAGGTAATACCCGTCGCTCATCTCTTTTCTTGCGTATCATTTCTGTATTATTGTTTAAGTGTGAGCAGTTACCGTGGAACAAACCAAATTATTGATGTATGAGGTACTTGATTTTTATTTGCATAAAGAAACTGGTAGGTGTTTCCATATGCATCATCAGAGTTAGTGTGATAACAATTGCTACTGTCATTCTAGCTAAAATTAACAAAAAATAATACCGAATGAGTGATATGTTTGGGATGCGCTAGAGTTTTAGCTACTTTAACTTTCATTCTCGGCGTAGCAATCTTTTTCTGCTGCCTTTGAGGATATGACCCGTCGAGCTGACATTTTTACAATGCTTTCTTCATTATGCTGGATATGATGGAGCTGTGAAAGCTTTAACTTTGGCACATCAGTAATTATGTTCATCAAAACATGGAATAAAGAATAAAGTGGAAGTTATCTCAGGGAAAATACCGTCATATATCTTTGGATAGCTATTTTCTGTTGAGGAGCTATTCAGTTATTGTTGGCTAACCATCTTTGTTACTACCGAAAGAGAGGATAAATGATATCAATTCTATGTTTCATACAAGTAGTATTCTGATGATTATTCTACATGGTAGTTACTTGGTTCTATTCTTCAAACATTGTGGCATTAAATGAATTACAGTTTGTTCAAATTACATAATAATTTCATAAATTATTTAGTTTGCTTCCGTGAAATGCTTTCTTGATTGTTACTGTTGTCAGTATTTTACAGCATTTGTTGTCACCACCCTGAtccttttgttttctctttttttgaagGTAGCTGGAAGGATACGATAGCTTGGCTCTGATACTGAACCCATGCACACCCTTCAGTTATATTTAGCTCTGGTGCCTGTGATTACGTCGAACGCGACTGCATATTGTTGGACTCTGGTGCCCAGAGTGCGCATGTGCCTTTAGCTGGTAAGCAGCTGGTGGCCAGATACCTCACCAATATTTAGTTCGTCCAAAGAGACATCAGTCAGCAGCAGGTCATTTTACTGGCAAGCAGCTGATGATACTTTGAGATGCCTCGGGAATATTTAGTTCCATGGAAAGACGCATCAGTCATTTCAACATGCTTTACTGGGCTTTCTGAGACTAAAGCAGAATCACCTTCTGAATAAACCATGGAACCGGGAAGACGAGAATATATCCTCTTATTGACCCAAAGGATATGATCAAGGAAGGGTTAAGCGAGAATGCCAGCCCTCGTACTGCCATCTCGATATCAGAGACAAGACTGGGAAATCATCGGATTCTACTAGTACTGCCTGGACACTTATCCAGAGCCGAAAGCTAATAGTGAACTCATGTCACTTGGCAGAAGCAAGATCATGTAATCATGTTTTCACATATGGAAACTTTTCACGTTAGATGTATTAGGGTTTAAGAATCTTGAAGTTGAGTTTCTAGCTTCGAGGAATATGATTATCTGTATTACTCTTCGGCTAATGAAAAGATCGATCGATCGCTTCGTTTGATCAACTTCCTTTTCAGATGTGCTCTCTGTTATGGTTTTATTCTTGTGCAGTTTGATTTTGGTACAGGGAGAATGTCGGTTGTATGCTCATCTCTTGTGTTGAGCAATCTGATGCTCTATCAATTGAGTTTCATATCCGTTGGTATTCAAATGGATTCTTGAACTATCGAAATGCGCCACCAGTTATTTTTGCTTACGATTTGTTGATGGTAAGTGAGGCTTGCACTAACAGTAACAGACAGTTGTGGTTCAAGAACTGACGCAGAAAATTCAAATTTCGCATGGAGTACTACTGATAGAACAAGAAGCCACTATTCCCATTGTCCTTTTTAAACCATCTGTAATTCTTGGAAATTGCTTTTGGAGGCCTCCAAATGCAAAATTCAAAATTcttgaaaattcatatttttacatgtaaaaaatcatgtgaaaaaatatagagatagatgaaggcaTAGTGTACAACCGTGTAAATTTTCAGAATGAAATACGATGAAATGGGGGTTGTGCAGAAAAGACAAATTTGGGGCTTAATAAAAcgtgatactattcatcctcccagATCATGTTGTCATTTTTGTACATGTCGCATTTCAactatttcatcctgaaattttacacacatatgcTTCACATTGTTGTTTACTTGGTACAATTTTTGTCATATTTTTTTGAAACCgaaatttttgaatttgaattttttcaaaaaatcgGCCTCCATCAAGGCCGAGAGCCAAAACGCCATTCTCTGCAATTCTGAACTAGATTGTGTGTTTGCCCACTGTTCATTTCCCACTCAAATCAAATCTCTCTTTCTCTAGTAACTATGCTACCACGACATCCTGCCGCTGTGGCAAGAAGCAGCTCCGCAGTGCCAGAACTCTGTTTCCGGCGAGCAATTGAGTCGGATGCTGCAGCGTGGTCTGTTCATTCCCCAACTCTCTTCTTGAGCTCCGTGATGAAGTCCTCCTTCTCCTGGTCCGTCATCCCCACCGTGGAGCAGTCGCCGACGCCCCACTCGGCGCCCCGCAGGCAGTACTTGTCCTGGATCTCCCTCTCGTTCCTGAGAGCAATGGCAAATTTTCGCCCAAGAGAGGCTCATCACATGAACGTGGCACCAAAGCTATCACACAAGTACAAGAGGAGAAGAACGGCGGCTAGAGCTTCAAAATCTGGCCATGGCATCACATACTTTTCTTTGTTCTGCTTGGACCTCTCGAGCAGCTCCTTGAGCACCTTGGAGGACTTGAACCTCGAGTCATTCTCCGCGTACTTCCTCTGGTTCTCCGCTTCAGAATTCATTCAGTGCAAATTAATGGAAAATAAATAAGTTGATATACTACTGTATGAGATGAGATAGTGTAGagcaggtactccctccgttccgaattacttgtcgcacgtatggatgtatctagatgtatttaaattctagatacatccatttcagcgacgagtaatttggaacggagagagtagctCGCTGACCAACCATTCCATTTGTCCAGGAACTCGAGCCGGGGCATCGGGGGCGCTGGAACCGACTCCAGCCCGGTGGACCCTGACAGGATGCCGGCGCTCACTGCAAGTCCGCACACGAATTTCAACGGTGTTGGGCCTGTTGGCCATTGCCGTGCGTGGAATGGAAACATACGTGACTATGTCTATGTGTGAAGAATTTGCACTCTACCTGGGGTGGACCAGAGGACGAGCGAGAGGGAGACGGCCGCGGGGACGCCCAGCAGGAACGCCCGGCCGCTCTTCTCCGGCGCGCTGCAGCGGCCCCTCGGCGGCGGTGCCGAGGCGGTGGCCGGTGGCGCGCCGCAGAGGATGCGGATGCCGAGCATGGTGCCCCGCTAGTGTTCAGTGGTTTCTTGCTCGTGCTGGTGGGCTCAACGTAGGCGAGAGacgggatggatggatggatggatgagccGTTGAGCTTCTCTGAGTGACCTGGTCGAGTGAGGAGGTTGCGGGTGGGGGATTGGGGAAGGGTGGGCGCCACTCTCACTACCTGTTCTCTTGTCAGCCACTAACGATGGGGCTGATCTCGGAGATTGCCCTTCGGATCTTTTTCTTGTGTGTATGTGAGTCTTGCAGCGGCGATCAAACGATACGTTTGGAGCCTGGTCCAGCCTAAAGTGACGAGTATTTAACataaaaaaactaccactttccaTTCAACCCTATAGCTGAAAACTACCACTATAAAAAttagcaaaaaactaaaaaaaaactataatccgtgacaaaaaactaccaagtcagAAAAGTGATCGATTCGGATGTTTTAAGCCTGAttatgacaagtggggccacacATTAGGTGATGTTTCAGCATTGACCTAACGGCCGACCGGCGCGGCTCGGTCGGACCGTGTCGGGTGCTGGTCAAAAAGGCACGACCAGCTTGCTCTCTCCCCACTCGCACTCACTCTCTCTGCTcaactcaatctctctctctctctctctctctctctctctctctctctctctctctctctctctctctctctctctctctctcctttttcgaccttgccgccgctgccgccgccatcaTTCTTACTCGTCGGCGTTGAGAATGGCTTCCTGGAGGGACGAAGAGGAGAGCTCGGGTGACAACATCTCCATGGTTGGCATGGAAGCCAAGCTCTTTGTAAGTCCACACTCCACAATGCTGGTTCTaaattagggttagggttaggtctTGCAAAGTTGggattttttattttacttttaacTTGGCTCGATCTGCTCATATCGTATGATGTGTGTGCTACAATGCTTGCAGCAAACACCTGACACTGTGGTGGATCCATCTTTCTGTGGATCAGTTCTTGAATCAGAGTCAAAATGCATGTTGCATGGCAAGAGGCCCAAGCCAAGAATATGGTGGTTTTTGGAGGTTCCTTGACTGGGAGGAGATTCCTAGGTTGTGTTGAGCAGGTTTGTATTTTTGAGCTAGATGATGTGCTTGTTTTTGTGGTTTGATGTGACGTGATATGGTGTGGTTCTCTATCAGAATGTGTGATGTGGTTTCATGTGGTATGCTTTGGCTTTTGAAGGTGCTAGAATAAAAAAGCAGTCAACTGAATTTAAGTTTATAATCCACAATGTAGTATTCTGAAGCATTATTCAGTTAGCTTCACTTTATTGCATTATACAACATTTTTCTAGTAGAGCAACATAGATCTCAAGATAGAGATTCAGTTAAATCCCTAACTGAAAGGATcaatacggtcgactagagggggtgtgggtgaataggagactacaaattttaatcttgcTTGTCAATTTTAGGGATAAGCGGACAAATAGgattcactagatatgcaactaggtgaacacaacgtACATGACAAGCAAGCTTAAAGGTAAATATGCTATGCAACAATCTAATTAGCAAGCCCACAAGCATACAAAGCAAAGCAAAAGtgtgggaaaggattaaccacaagtgagac is a genomic window containing:
- the LOC123093015 gene encoding uncharacterized protein; its protein translation is MAMVPNGLLPNASAGVTRRLDPDRWAVAESRTAELIARIQPNAYSEGRRHAVYNYVQRLIMNCLSCQVFTFGSVPLKTYLPDGDIDVTAFSNSEELKDTWANLVRDALEREEKSENAEFCVKEVQYIQAEVKLIKCLVDNIVVDISFNQVGGLCTLCFLEQVDNLINQNHLFKRSIILVKAWCFYESRILGAHHGLISTYALETLVLYIFHVFNNCFTGPLEVLYRFLEFFSNFDWEKFCLSLWGPVPISSLPDMTAEPPRMDTGELLLTKAFLDRCNHLYGVMPRTQENQGQPFVSKHFNVIDPLRANNNLGRSVSKGNYFRIRSAFSFGAKRLAKLLECPNEDLIAEVNQFFTNTLTRHGSGNRPDAPTPNLFPKHALKVVPAEASNSHENATMPKKKMEKPKLRANQGSLTEGSHSYAEPISQQPQRSDLRSRNSPKAIHPAVSHAQHQKINVTQPNTKVSEPLERNRSGGSMPSERDGRMPNALFVNGRNGQNMSPFARTQSSPELTDPSIEGYSRGRRTRVVEMEKPVNNDYNSRRNNLVPEVPSNHSTKSSQDESMSSMNSSSHPSAKAASESNSVSSSYHEDNGFAINEELPSVSEASEMQHEEHALVNLMASAKLHGFNGQAQLPMQLPSHMSVASLPLLPPTAFPQKPFAGIPPASLIGSQWLHNMQFLQGFVPPPMAHYTYNPSFAPNTEDGNESEKSTTSDSNLDPGNTQYEYGFRLSRNFNHEGRDSHVHHFDDNNRSSSPNGVSGSPLDRQMQYTVEDSRLVEENYTNMFQNQTSREVRRNAPMSSGNLRTTSQPSSSKSKPLSESSWDERAAKTSRASRDKWEKKPAFPALATTTLSISKTGWQTGNSSDHMLTEADEGARNGVVVPVIRHEASDIVTGSVSSDPSRTSQVRNDFNASWMPNPMFAPFLIGSSQQRQADNSGLTFVPTGPPVPFVVLPFVPGNSDGSVPQFEGNDGIDQFPVNVAVQNFSSLNDVHQPDNSATSATTSSTVANPSYDHKPDILNSDIASHWQNLQYGRFCQDARPMGPVLYPFAVPPGYMQGHVPWDGPGRPPSPNVNWTQMVGPGQRAFPMMPLQPASERVTAVPPHYGEHAPRYRGGTGTYLPNPKVPFRDRERPSSSRYVRGGYNSDKGDNGDKEGSWANSRQRNTGRNYGRSQSERYGMRSDRQTTDEGQFDRQRRSYRNDSHRHEAGAQYLGQGQSHGSTNSTRRPGNVTHGVYSSPYAVPNGVGASDSPYFMVYPYEPAANHGSSSEPLEFGSLGPISMADDGDLPQPTRQVMANGFYGQRHTAFRVSSSHSSPDQPSSPQPRR
- the LOC123095083 gene encoding uncharacterized protein, whose protein sequence is MLGIRILCGAPPATASAPPPRGRCSAPEKSGRAFLLGVPAAVSLSLVLWSTPVSAGILSGSTGLESVPAPPMPRLEFLDKWNAENQRKYAENDSRFKSSKVLKELLERSKQNKEKNEREIQDKYCLRGAEWGVGDCSTVGMTDQEKEDFITELKKRVGE